A stretch of Primulina tabacum isolate GXHZ01 chromosome 13, ASM2559414v2, whole genome shotgun sequence DNA encodes these proteins:
- the LOC142522880 gene encoding protein C2-DOMAIN ABA-RELATED 7-like, translating into MDALGLLKVRVRRGINLAVRDTVSSDPYVVISSGTQKVKTSVVKDNCNPVWNEELTISIKDLSVAIVLSVYDKDTFTVDDSMGNAEIDIKPYVECLKMGLQGLPDGTKVDRVQPGRNNCLSDESCVVWNKGKMTQDMILRLRNVERGEVEVQVEWVDLPGCKGLGF; encoded by the exons ATGGATGCTTTGGGATTACTGAAAGTTCGGGTTCGTCGAGGAATAAATCTTGCGGTTCGAGACACAGTTAGCAGTGATCCATACGTCGTCATCTCCTCCGGTACTCAG AAAGTGAAGACAAGCGTTGTTAAGGACAATTGCAACCCTGTGTGGAATGAAGAGCTAACCATTTCCATCAAGGATCTAAGTGTTGCTATCGTTCTA TCTGTATACGATAAAGACACCTTTACGGTAGACGATAGCATGGGAAACGCTGAGATAGATATCAAACCCTATGTAGAATGTCTGAAAATGGGATTGCAAGGTCTGCCTGATGGCACAAAAGTAGATAGGGTTCAACCAGGCAGAAACAATTGTCTGTCAGACGAGAGTTGCGTCGTTTGGAACAAAGGGAAGATGACACAAGACATGATTCTAAGATTGAGAAATGTTGAACGTGGAGAAGTTGAAGTTCAAGTGGAGTGGGTTGATCTTCCTGGCTGTAAAGGCCTAGGCTTCTAA